One window of the Rosa rugosa chromosome 3, drRosRugo1.1, whole genome shotgun sequence genome contains the following:
- the LOC133739294 gene encoding endo-1,4-beta-xylanase 5-like: protein MGNTTLTFVRLQLLMFILLMGSPFVFSFDGPLYDSTAYTECKRQPEKPLYGGGIIVDEPSAVVDTDNGDVYSPAFLLQNLTGNGTIYSFSSWVKIGGAGSALIQASLKAEDESYNCIGTVLAKRGCWSFLKGGFVLNSPPNLSILFFQNTDGRDVGLAIASASLQPFSVQQWNTYHQYMINTKRKRAVTVHVSNGQGKGLQGAAITVEQVSKDFPFGSAISKTILGNLPYQNWFVERFNAAVFENELKWYATEPNQGNVTYTIADQMLQFVRAHQITARGHNIFWEDPKYTPPWVRYLTADQLKSAVNSRIQSLMSKYKEEFIHWDVSNEMLHFDFYEKQLGPNATLDFFQTAHKSDPLATLFMNDFNVVETCTDVNSTVDTYVSRLRELQQGGVSMDGIGLEGHFIIPNPPLMRAIIDKLATLGLPIWLTEVDISNTLDKETQAIYLEQVLREGFSHPSVNGMMLWTALHPNGCYEMCLTDNNLKNLPAGDVVDKLLKEWQTGKIEAQIDEHGSHSFFGFLGEYRVSVKYGNRTANSTFSLCEGEETRHVSIQL from the exons ATGGGAAACACTACTCTCACCTTCGTCAGGCTGCAGCTTCTTATGTTCATTCTCCTCATGGGTTCAccctttgttttttcctttg ATGGTCCACTATATGACTCTACTGCTTACACTGAG TGTAAAAGGCAGCCAGAGAAGCCTCTCTATGGTGGAGGGATCATTGTTGATGAGCCTTCAGCTGTTGTAGACACAGACAATGGGGACGTTTATTCACCGGCATTCCTACTCCAAAATCTCACCGGCAACGGCACCATTTACAGCTTCTCCA GTTGGGTGAAGATAGGGGGTGCAGGTTCAGCACTGATACAGGCAAGTCTAAAGGCAGAAGATGAATCATACAATTGTATAGGAACTGTTTTGGCCAAGCGGGGATGCTGGTCATTCCTCAAGGGTGGCTTTGTCCTAAATTCACCACCTAATCTCTCTATACTATTCTTCCAG AATACGGATGGCAGAGATGTCGGCCTAGCAATTGCAAGTGCTTCTTTGCAGCCATTTAGTGTTCAGCAATGGAATACATATCACCAATATATGATCAACACT AAAAGGAAGCGTGCCGTGACGGTCCATGTCTCAAATGGACAAGGAAAGGGGCTGCAAGGAGCTGCAATTACCGTAGAGCAAGTCTCCAAAGATTTTCCATTTGGATCTGCAATTTCAAAGACCATTCTAGGCAATTTACCCTACCAG AATTGGTTTGTTGAGAGATTCAATGCTGCGGTGTTCGAGAATGAACTCAAGTGGTATGCAACAGAACCTAATCAAGGCAATGTCACTTACACTATAGCAGATCAAATGTTGCAATTTGTTCGAGCTCACCAAATCACTGCTAGAGGGCACAATATATTCTGGGAAGATCCCAAATACACACCACCTTGGGTTCGATACCTCACAGCTGATCAGCTAAAATCAGCTGTCAACTCTCGGATACAAAGCCTAATGAGCAAATACAAAGAAGAGTTCATTCATTGGGATGTCAGCAATGAAATGCTTCACTTTGATTTCTATGAGAAACAACTTGGCCCCAATGCCACCTTGGATTTCTTTCAGACGGCACACAAATCTGATCCTTTGGCAACCCTTTTTATGAATGACTTTAATGTGGTGGAGACTTGCACTGATGTGAATTCCACAGTTGATACCTATGTTTCAAGGCTGAGAGAACTTCAACAAGGTGGAGTATCAATGGATGGGATTGGACTAGAGGGTCATTTTATAATACCAAACCCCCCTCTAATGAGAGCTATTATAGACAAGTTGGCTACCCTAGGCCTTCCTATTTGGCTCACAGAGGTTGATATCAGCAATACTCTAGACAAAGAAACACAG GCCATTTATCTAGAGCAAGTATTAAGAGAAGGTTTCTCACATCCATCTGTAAATGGGATGATGCTCTGGACTGCTCTACATCCTAACGGGTGCTACGAGATGTGCCTGACGGATAATAACCTTAAAAATCTACCAGCTGGTGATGTGGTGGACAAGCTCTTGAAAGAATGGCAAACCGGGAAGATAGAGGCTCAGATCGATGAGCATGGATCACATAGCTTTTTCGGGTTCTTGGGTGAGTACAGGGTTAGTGTGAAGTATGGAAATAGGACCGCAAACTCAACATTCTCACTGTGTGAAGGGGAAGAAACTAGACATGTTAGCATTCAACTGTAA